One genomic window of Pseudovibrio brasiliensis includes the following:
- a CDS encoding UDP-2,3-diacylglucosamine diphosphatase codes for MAISIEETKKVRSLFLSDIHLGTLGSQADLLLVFLKLHDAETIYLVGDIIDGWRLRKFWFWPQCHIDVVQALLDKARAGARVIYIPGNHDEFLRDFLGMHSGGVEVMDQCIHEGANKKKYLVTHGDQFDVVVSHARWLAFFGDWAYVTALKLNTVINYCRRKMGLTYWSFAAWAKQKVKKAVNAVGKYEKTLVFEARRQNVQGVICGHVHHAASHETNGIHYINTGDWVESCTAITESFDGTYEVIRWGGSTKLSDATGALTDGQQVAA; via the coding sequence GTGGCAATAAGTATCGAAGAGACGAAGAAAGTTAGAAGCCTGTTTCTATCAGATATTCATCTTGGAACACTCGGATCCCAAGCTGATTTACTGCTTGTTTTCCTTAAGCTCCATGATGCGGAAACCATCTATCTGGTAGGAGACATTATTGACGGCTGGCGTTTGCGCAAATTTTGGTTCTGGCCACAGTGCCATATTGATGTGGTGCAAGCACTGCTCGACAAAGCTCGCGCAGGGGCCAGAGTCATCTACATCCCGGGCAATCACGATGAATTTCTCCGTGACTTCTTGGGGATGCACTCTGGTGGTGTAGAGGTCATGGACCAGTGCATCCATGAGGGAGCCAACAAGAAGAAGTACCTTGTGACACATGGAGATCAGTTTGACGTGGTCGTTAGCCACGCCAGATGGCTCGCGTTTTTCGGGGACTGGGCCTATGTGACCGCGCTCAAACTTAACACAGTCATCAATTACTGCCGTCGTAAAATGGGGTTGACTTACTGGTCGTTTGCCGCATGGGCAAAGCAGAAGGTGAAGAAAGCGGTCAACGCTGTTGGCAAATATGAAAAAACGCTGGTTTTTGAAGCTAGGCGCCAGAATGTGCAAGGGGTAATTTGCGGTCATGTTCACCATGCGGCAAGCCATGAAACCAACGGTATTCATTACATAAATACAGGGGACTGGGTGGAAAGTTGTACCGCAATTACCGAGAGCTTTGACGGGACTTACGAAGTTATCCGATGGGGGGGCAGCACAAAGCTCAGTGATGCGACAGGGGCTCTCACCGATGGGCAGCAAGTTGCGGCATGA
- a CDS encoding glycosyltransferase family 4 protein — MRSLLVVTDAWHPQINGVVTSLDRLACELRDIGMRVEFITPLSFKSIPMPSYGEIRLSLTAPAVVRRFMERYACDHLHIATEGPLGLMARSVALKTGRVFTTSYHTRFPEYVRARFPVPLSFSYAWLKRFHNAGQGCMVATQTLDHDLSSWGFRGLMRWSRGVDHTRFRPMKTRVFSDLVGPVFLYVGRVAVEKNIAAFLELDLPGTKVVVGGGPQLDELRQRYQQVRFTGPKQGDDLAACYAGADVFIFPSLTDTFGNVLLEAMASGTPVAAYPVMGPIDVIGDSRAGVLDNDLRTAALKALDINREHCRNVAHGFTWRASAEQFLQNAKKAYQLPSNLEKPRGLDASNSTALHP, encoded by the coding sequence ATGAGGTCTCTTTTAGTTGTCACGGATGCATGGCATCCACAGATTAATGGCGTTGTTACCTCCCTTGATCGGCTGGCATGTGAGCTACGAGACATTGGCATGCGGGTTGAGTTTATCACGCCGCTATCCTTCAAAAGCATTCCTATGCCCTCCTACGGGGAAATTCGTCTTAGCCTGACCGCTCCTGCCGTCGTTCGCCGTTTTATGGAGCGCTATGCCTGCGATCACTTGCATATTGCCACAGAGGGGCCGCTTGGCCTGATGGCACGGTCTGTTGCCCTGAAAACCGGGCGGGTGTTCACCACCAGTTACCACACCCGGTTTCCGGAATATGTGAGGGCACGTTTCCCGGTACCCCTGTCTTTTTCCTATGCCTGGCTGAAGCGGTTTCACAATGCGGGGCAGGGTTGTATGGTTGCGACACAAACGCTGGATCACGACCTCTCGTCATGGGGATTTCGTGGGCTTATGCGCTGGTCTCGCGGCGTTGACCACACCCGGTTCCGCCCCATGAAAACGCGGGTTTTCTCCGATCTTGTGGGGCCGGTCTTCCTCTATGTGGGCCGCGTGGCAGTGGAGAAAAACATTGCGGCCTTTTTGGAGCTGGACTTGCCAGGGACGAAAGTGGTTGTGGGGGGCGGACCCCAGCTGGATGAGTTGCGCCAGCGCTATCAACAGGTTCGGTTTACCGGGCCGAAACAGGGAGATGACCTTGCCGCCTGCTATGCCGGGGCGGACGTATTCATCTTCCCCAGCCTGACCGATACGTTTGGCAATGTCCTCTTAGAGGCGATGGCCAGTGGCACTCCAGTGGCTGCCTATCCTGTCATGGGGCCAATTGATGTGATTGGTGATAGCAGGGCAGGTGTTTTGGACAACGACTTGCGCACAGCAGCTCTGAAGGCGCTGGATATCAATCGTGAGCATTGCAGGAATGTGGCCCATGGTTTTACCTGGAGAGCCAGCGCCGAGCAATTTTTACAGAACGCAAAAAAGGCGTACCAGTTGCCTTCCAATCTTGAGAAGCCTAGGGGGCTGGATGCCTCTAATAGCACAGCTCTGCACCCATAA
- a CDS encoding ABC transporter ATP-binding protein, whose product MNVFSKHLSVNNEISFRTEKLVKIYGEGSAAVRALNSVSIDVLKGDLVVLLGTSGSGKSTLLSILGGLDRPSSGVVFFENQELSKSSDAELTLYRRQKVGFVFQAYNLISSLTALENVELAAEISEKALAAEYALDLVGLKDRLHHFPSQLSGGEQQRVAIARAIVKQPCVLLCDEPTGALDSASGRKVLSLLSHVNKELRTTVVIVTHAAATASMADRVIHFADGCPAKVEINNRKLCADDIDW is encoded by the coding sequence ATAAACGTCTTTTCTAAACACTTATCAGTAAATAATGAAATTTCCTTCAGGACAGAAAAACTGGTAAAAATTTATGGGGAAGGGTCTGCAGCTGTTCGCGCCTTGAATAGCGTTTCTATTGACGTTCTGAAGGGCGATCTGGTTGTTCTCTTAGGCACATCAGGGAGTGGTAAATCTACCCTACTGAGCATCTTAGGGGGACTGGACCGCCCAAGTTCAGGAGTGGTATTTTTCGAAAATCAGGAACTTTCCAAGTCAAGCGATGCCGAGCTTACCCTATACAGGCGTCAAAAAGTTGGCTTTGTATTTCAGGCTTACAACCTCATCTCAAGCTTAACTGCTCTGGAAAATGTTGAGTTGGCAGCTGAGATTTCTGAGAAGGCTTTGGCTGCTGAATATGCGCTGGATCTTGTCGGGCTAAAGGACCGCCTCCATCACTTTCCCTCGCAGCTTTCTGGGGGCGAGCAACAGCGCGTGGCCATTGCTAGAGCTATTGTAAAACAACCTTGTGTTCTTTTGTGTGATGAACCCACCGGAGCACTGGACAGCGCTTCGGGCAGAAAAGTTCTTTCCCTTTTAAGTCACGTCAATAAAGAGCTCCGTACGACAGTTGTTATTGTTACCCATGCAGCCGCAACCGCCTCTATGGCTGATCGCGTGATCCACTTTGCGGACGGGTGTCCTGCTAAAGTCGAAATAAACAATCGCAAACTGTGCGCGGACGATATTGACTGGTAG
- a CDS encoding efflux RND transporter periplasmic adaptor subunit: protein MKPFLTRKLFTPFAFALITCGLVLSFWPETYTVDLVQAKKDRITVSVTESGRTQVKDVFVVSTPYSGRVMRVDVIPGDNVTINETVVVHMLPILPGQLDSRSREQALATIGAAKAAVDVARAELDKAWLDVELSEKEYARQEKLSASGTVSQVALERALREVRFAKATKVTAEAAIVMREAELASANAQLIDFEASRGSEAKAERGGVPIYAPASGRVLKVVQQSEATLPAGSPVVEIGNLDDLEIVVELLSTDAVNIKPGDPVKISSWGGTKPLKGVVGRIEPMAFTKVSSLGVEEQRVKVIVWFDDDERFRRGLGHGYKVEAEIVTWADDEALVIPSTALFRSQGGWAVFRIEGGRARVQAVTVGQNNGLLASILSGIKPNDFVIKYPPKEIREGSSVHARNQNS, encoded by the coding sequence ATGAAGCCATTTCTAACTCGTAAATTATTCACTCCCTTCGCATTTGCTTTGATCACTTGCGGCCTTGTTTTGTCATTCTGGCCCGAAACATACACAGTAGATCTGGTGCAGGCGAAAAAAGACCGGATTACAGTATCTGTTACTGAAAGCGGCCGGACACAGGTTAAGGATGTCTTTGTCGTCTCAACGCCTTATTCTGGCAGAGTGATGCGTGTGGATGTGATTCCAGGGGACAATGTTACCATTAATGAAACGGTTGTCGTTCATATGCTCCCCATTCTGCCAGGGCAGCTTGACTCTAGAAGTCGCGAGCAAGCTTTGGCGACCATTGGGGCCGCAAAAGCTGCGGTTGATGTGGCGCGGGCAGAGCTGGACAAAGCGTGGTTAGATGTGGAGCTGAGTGAAAAAGAGTACGCCCGTCAGGAAAAGCTATCAGCGAGCGGCACTGTAAGCCAGGTTGCGTTGGAGCGCGCCCTTCGTGAGGTCAGATTTGCTAAGGCCACCAAAGTGACTGCAGAAGCCGCGATTGTCATGCGGGAAGCTGAATTGGCAAGCGCCAATGCCCAGTTGATTGATTTCGAGGCTTCTAGGGGCTCTGAGGCGAAAGCTGAGAGAGGGGGAGTTCCAATCTATGCACCCGCTTCAGGGCGCGTTCTGAAAGTTGTCCAGCAAAGTGAAGCGACCTTGCCTGCGGGCAGCCCAGTGGTTGAAATCGGTAATTTAGATGATCTGGAGATTGTCGTTGAACTGCTTTCCACTGATGCGGTCAACATAAAGCCCGGTGACCCTGTCAAAATATCCAGTTGGGGCGGGACAAAGCCCCTAAAAGGGGTTGTGGGGCGAATTGAGCCCATGGCTTTTACAAAAGTCTCGTCGTTGGGCGTTGAGGAACAGCGGGTCAAGGTGATCGTGTGGTTTGACGATGACGAAAGATTCCGTCGTGGACTTGGTCACGGATACAAGGTTGAAGCGGAAATTGTCACATGGGCAGACGATGAAGCGCTTGTCATTCCTTCTACGGCTTTGTTCAGATCACAAGGTGGTTGGGCTGTTTTTAGAATTGAAGGTGGTCGTGCACGGGTGCAAGCGGTCACCGTTGGTCAAAACAATGGTTTGCTTGCAAGTATTCTAAGTGGGATAAAACCGAATGATTTTGTGATCAAGTACCCGCCCAAGGAGATTAGAGAGGGGTCTTCGGTGCATGCGCGAAATCAGAACTCCTGA
- a CDS encoding ABC transporter permease codes for MTVLNRKLLRDLYGIKGQACAVLLVVATGVALTVLMGGVYQSLLQAQATYYEQNNFADIYVELSRAPNAELAKVTDIEGVFEAESRIAGSAQLLINGQALSIRTQTLSLPKGQLPRINRPDLVVGRLPDPARPNEILLLASFASKHGLSPGTSISAIINGSYRDLMITGLARSPEFIYAIPPNSVVADSALFGVIWMNQSAMEAVYDLDGGFNQVLLTKTKQREIGDILARLDTVTSAFGGRGAHSALHRNATRLVSSELTAMKASGRVAPVIFLGVATFLLYLVLARILDAERRQIGILRAMGFSNIAVLRHYMKLVFVIAWGGSVLGCLSGLLMQLFMLGKYLEYFNFSHIDFIVDGNSIALGFIASTLSACVSGALAMSKLSQLSVSQTMQPPTPPVYESPGVFRGWLLVRLDQSAKMIFRRLQREPKRLLGSVLGIAFGMSLSVAANTLLVSFQETLRVNYGFIERSDVTVSFVEPLPLSAVNELRSLDHIIDVEPFLFVNAVLTNVNASYRRGLFALVDDPHLKRAVTSEQQVLSIPENGAILAQSLAFGLGVDVGDTITAQIKEGRQPQVDLTVVAIMQNLLGAPAYVNLKNLNEIMRWDTRVSAVNMRIDEKHSKKLFQILNQMPKVAQVTLKSQERRSFQSMMDKGTGMVRFIIVAIAGIITICITYCFGLIAFAERRHDLATLYTMGFTKAELDFVLFGEVALVTLMALPIGSFAGYFLSFHLAASFSTDIYQVPVSFTSSSYGLAALSVLISAYASCWLVRRRALREDTIKLLKFDG; via the coding sequence ATGACTGTGCTCAATAGAAAATTGCTGCGCGACCTTTACGGTATTAAAGGACAAGCTTGCGCAGTGCTGTTGGTTGTTGCGACAGGTGTTGCTTTGACTGTGCTTATGGGGGGGGTGTATCAGTCACTTCTGCAAGCACAAGCCACGTATTACGAGCAGAACAATTTTGCAGATATTTACGTGGAACTGTCGCGCGCGCCCAATGCTGAACTTGCGAAAGTCACTGATATAGAGGGGGTTTTTGAAGCTGAAAGCCGTATAGCTGGAAGTGCTCAGCTCTTGATTAACGGGCAGGCTTTGTCCATACGCACGCAAACCCTATCCTTACCAAAAGGGCAGCTTCCCAGAATTAATAGACCCGATCTGGTTGTGGGGCGCTTACCTGATCCGGCTCGGCCCAATGAAATTCTTCTGCTAGCCAGTTTTGCAAGTAAGCACGGCCTAAGCCCCGGCACTTCGATTTCTGCCATTATCAATGGCTCCTATCGCGACTTGATGATTACCGGTCTCGCCCGCTCCCCCGAGTTCATCTACGCAATTCCTCCCAATTCCGTTGTGGCAGACAGCGCGTTGTTTGGGGTGATCTGGATGAACCAGAGTGCTATGGAAGCCGTTTATGATTTGGACGGCGGTTTCAATCAGGTTCTGCTCACCAAAACCAAGCAGAGAGAAATCGGAGATATCCTGGCAAGGCTCGATACTGTGACCTCGGCCTTTGGTGGACGAGGGGCGCATAGTGCACTCCATCGAAACGCAACGCGGCTCGTGTCTTCTGAACTGACGGCAATGAAGGCCAGTGGACGCGTTGCGCCGGTCATTTTTCTGGGTGTTGCAACCTTTTTGCTTTATCTGGTTTTGGCGCGGATACTCGATGCAGAGAGAAGGCAAATCGGCATTCTTCGGGCAATGGGATTTAGCAATATTGCAGTCTTACGCCACTACATGAAACTGGTTTTTGTAATTGCGTGGGGCGGCTCTGTGCTCGGATGCTTGAGCGGTTTGCTAATGCAGCTTTTTATGCTTGGTAAATATCTGGAATACTTTAATTTTTCCCATATCGACTTTATTGTTGACGGAAATAGCATAGCCCTTGGTTTTATTGCGAGTACTTTGTCGGCTTGTGTGAGTGGAGCGCTTGCAATGAGCAAGCTTTCACAGCTGTCCGTCTCACAAACCATGCAGCCGCCAACACCCCCTGTCTATGAAAGCCCGGGTGTGTTTAGGGGCTGGCTTTTAGTCCGGCTGGATCAGTCCGCAAAGATGATCTTCCGTCGATTACAGCGCGAGCCCAAACGCTTATTGGGCTCTGTGCTTGGTATTGCTTTCGGAATGTCCTTGTCCGTAGCAGCGAACACCCTGCTGGTCAGTTTTCAAGAGACCTTGCGTGTTAACTATGGCTTTATCGAGAGGTCGGATGTTACCGTATCATTCGTTGAGCCCCTGCCGTTGTCCGCTGTCAATGAACTACGCTCTCTCGATCATATTATTGATGTTGAACCGTTTTTGTTTGTGAACGCGGTTTTGACCAACGTGAACGCAAGCTACCGGCGTGGCCTGTTCGCCTTGGTCGATGATCCGCATTTAAAAAGAGCAGTTACCTCTGAACAGCAAGTCCTGTCCATTCCCGAAAATGGTGCAATTCTGGCGCAATCCCTTGCGTTCGGGCTGGGCGTTGATGTGGGTGATACAATAACCGCGCAGATCAAGGAAGGTAGACAGCCGCAAGTGGATTTAACCGTTGTGGCTATTATGCAAAACTTGTTGGGGGCTCCAGCCTATGTGAATCTGAAGAATTTGAATGAAATTATGCGATGGGATACCCGGGTCTCGGCAGTCAATATGAGGATTGATGAAAAGCACTCGAAAAAACTCTTCCAGATTTTGAACCAGATGCCCAAAGTGGCGCAGGTTACGCTCAAATCTCAGGAGCGTAGGTCCTTTCAATCCATGATGGACAAGGGAACCGGAATGGTAAGATTCATTATTGTTGCCATTGCAGGCATTATTACCATCTGCATAACCTACTGTTTTGGATTGATTGCATTTGCAGAGAGAAGACATGACCTTGCAACCCTGTATACTATGGGTTTCACCAAGGCTGAACTTGATTTTGTTCTATTTGGCGAGGTTGCACTGGTTACGCTTATGGCGCTTCCAATCGGTTCCTTTGCTGGCTACTTTCTCTCTTTTCATCTGGCTGCCAGTTTTAGTACAGACATCTATCAGGTTCCAGTCAGCTTCACCTCAAGCAGCTATGGTCTGGCAGCCCTGTCTGTCCTCATTTCTGCTTACGCATCTTGCTGGTTGGTGCGTAGAAGAGCTCTCCGAGAGGACACCATCAAACTTTTAAAGTTTGATGGATAG
- a CDS encoding glycoside hydrolase family 16 protein, which yields MDARSDLLETIDPGPWITKNIAFADGPDVDRSVWTSPIWHKGYNPSFLGRTALRNPTDFKGEIGCTPVENGHAQLRLSTFDPRSPDHSALLGTQISTIEKWGLSSYAKVAFHARVICPTSMPKGAVAALFAYNLLNQSEDQRDEIDFELISKYWNNPAPQINTNVFYDSSQGEAQQNTIAQVFGNPIDLHIIWSPNGINWLVNGVTVRRSSQAPQSDMSLTLNFWAPSATGWTWAYDADLQPSNAPGQTWNFQVASASVSYVTL from the coding sequence ATGGATGCCAGAAGTGACTTACTTGAAACCATTGATCCTGGACCTTGGATCACGAAGAATATTGCTTTTGCCGATGGTCCGGACGTGGACCGGTCTGTCTGGACAAGCCCAATATGGCACAAAGGATACAACCCCTCATTTCTAGGACGAACGGCTCTGAGGAATCCAACAGATTTTAAGGGGGAAATCGGTTGCACGCCTGTTGAGAATGGTCATGCTCAGCTCAGACTGAGTACGTTTGACCCGCGCTCCCCTGACCATTCGGCATTACTTGGCACCCAGATCAGTACAATCGAAAAATGGGGATTGAGCAGCTATGCAAAAGTGGCCTTCCACGCACGAGTTATATGCCCAACTTCGATGCCCAAAGGTGCTGTTGCCGCCTTGTTTGCCTATAACCTCCTCAATCAGAGTGAAGATCAGAGAGATGAAATAGATTTTGAGCTGATCTCAAAATACTGGAACAACCCTGCTCCCCAGATCAACACGAATGTTTTTTATGACAGCTCTCAAGGTGAAGCTCAGCAAAACACCATTGCCCAAGTATTCGGTAATCCAATCGATCTGCACATCATCTGGTCACCAAATGGTATCAACTGGCTAGTCAATGGAGTTACAGTTCGAAGATCCTCACAAGCTCCGCAGTCCGACATGAGCCTTACTCTTAATTTCTGGGCTCCAAGTGCAACTGGCTGGACCTGGGCCTATGACGCCGATTTGCAGCCTTCAAACGCGCCTGGACAGACCTGGAATTTTCAAGTCGCTTCTGCATCTGTTTCATACGTCACCTTATGA
- a CDS encoding helix-turn-helix domain-containing protein, translating into MKIDPDIIDRAARVTRKKLGYTPSEIIEVLETILPTVADRHELRTALEEYEKTAQYRPMTGELIREARKKCFFFTAEQFGPLLGFKDSGSIRSTMSNLENGRTEVTEMVSRLARAYLAGHRPPDWPQTPKLKKPSVLDKKSSSIGAFF; encoded by the coding sequence ATGAAAATAGACCCAGATATTATTGATCGAGCAGCCAGAGTGACCCGCAAAAAGCTTGGTTACACACCATCTGAGATTATAGAGGTTTTAGAAACCATACTCCCAACGGTGGCAGATCGTCATGAGCTGCGTACAGCGTTAGAGGAGTATGAGAAGACTGCGCAATACAGGCCGATGACCGGCGAGCTCATCAGAGAAGCGCGAAAAAAATGCTTTTTCTTTACAGCTGAGCAGTTCGGGCCGCTGTTAGGGTTCAAAGACAGCGGTTCAATACGTTCAACTATGTCTAACTTGGAAAATGGCCGAACTGAAGTCACAGAGATGGTTTCTCGACTTGCCAGAGCTTATTTAGCGGGCCACCGGCCCCCAGATTGGCCTCAAACCCCTAAACTGAAGAAACCAAGCGTGTTGGATAAAAAATCCTCATCAATAGGTGCCTTCTTCTGA
- a CDS encoding helix-turn-helix domain-containing protein, with product MIESRRADVIGRRIKELREERKLTQPQMGELFSFSVSRLSQYEWGDFTPPFDLLMHFAEFFKVNHAWIMGVPNAPKYLPPAQEVIEKFETLSPIVEARAFAFGICLTQETRRKAVGFLIDNFPDILQTYEDNLDVIDSAVIVSGDRP from the coding sequence TTGATCGAGAGCAGACGGGCAGACGTTATCGGTCGCCGCATCAAAGAACTTCGAGAAGAACGCAAGCTCACTCAACCTCAGATGGGTGAGCTGTTTAGCTTCTCTGTCTCCAGATTAAGCCAGTATGAGTGGGGTGACTTTACACCGCCGTTTGATCTGCTGATGCATTTTGCTGAATTTTTTAAGGTCAATCATGCTTGGATCATGGGTGTTCCGAACGCTCCTAAATACTTGCCTCCGGCCCAAGAGGTGATTGAAAAGTTCGAAACCTTAAGCCCGATTGTTGAAGCTCGTGCCTTTGCTTTTGGGATTTGCCTAACACAGGAAACACGAAGAAAAGCCGTTGGGTTTCTCATCGACAACTTTCCTGACATTCTCCAGACCTATGAAGACAATCTTGATGTGATCGACAGTGCCGTTATCGTGAGTGGCGACCGTCCCTAG
- a CDS encoding GNAT family N-acetyltransferase gives MILELLTYEKRKNYDRANFNCSNTDLNNFIAKTAANSAAKDLARTYVLPAKSDPRKIVGFYTLTLATVEYTQLNLDQFKRLPDLPAPVIKLARFAVDTSFEGRGIGSAILYEAYKNALKIIETGGGIGMMIDAKDQKAADFYIKRGATPFPDDNLRLIVSTKMLRQRLADVEEEKMQATAE, from the coding sequence ATGATTTTAGAATTACTGACGTACGAAAAACGCAAGAATTATGACCGAGCTAATTTTAATTGCTCAAATACAGACCTAAATAATTTCATAGCAAAAACGGCTGCAAATTCCGCAGCCAAAGATCTAGCCAGAACCTACGTTTTACCAGCGAAAAGCGATCCTCGGAAAATTGTTGGCTTTTATACACTCACTCTAGCCACAGTTGAGTATACGCAACTCAATTTGGATCAGTTTAAAAGACTGCCCGATCTTCCTGCTCCTGTTATAAAGCTAGCAAGGTTTGCTGTTGACACTTCATTTGAAGGGAGAGGTATCGGTTCCGCGATACTCTATGAAGCCTATAAAAATGCTCTGAAAATCATTGAGACTGGCGGTGGCATTGGCATGATGATTGACGCAAAAGATCAGAAAGCAGCCGACTTTTATATTAAACGCGGTGCTACACCCTTTCCCGATGACAATCTACGTTTGATTGTTTCAACGAAAATGTTACGCCAACGCCTTGCTGATGTTGAAGAAGAAAAAATGCAGGCCACAGCGGAATGA
- a CDS encoding DUF1778 domain-containing protein: MNTTTTLTQMVREDTHIRQAKAERINFRVSSAFKYRVEQAASLAGTSMTELIQESILERVMKVEAENSVEKVVLTRQAAERLLEILDQPAKSDPGYARKVLNGEAAYLET, from the coding sequence ATGAATACGACAACTACTCTGACCCAAATGGTCCGGGAAGACACACATATTCGGCAAGCTAAAGCAGAACGTATTAACTTCCGCGTCAGCTCCGCATTCAAATATCGTGTCGAACAGGCAGCAAGCTTGGCCGGCACTTCGATGACTGAGCTAATTCAAGAATCTATTTTGGAGCGAGTTATGAAAGTTGAAGCGGAAAACAGCGTTGAAAAAGTAGTTCTGACTCGTCAGGCCGCTGAACGCTTGCTTGAAATTTTAGATCAACCAGCAAAGTCCGACCCCGGATACGCCCGAAAGGTACTGAATGGGGAGGCCGCATATTTGGAGACATAA
- a CDS encoding DUF3560 domain-containing protein, whose amino-acid sequence MTKTHSQHMAEIEQIEGVEATYSPEDNKLRLYAEDRFDEETYAIVKSFGFNWAPKQKLFVAPAWTPEREDFCVAIAGDIEAEGTTLAERAAAKAERLEGYAANKERKAGELFSAADELSRMFEDGQPILAGHHSERKALKAKDRMDSNLKRGVESQKAARHYLYKAVSVQHHANFKNSPKVRANRIKALFVELRKYQSDLNHYALALKVWEKTASEKGISGLVEIGQIRTGSIASYDTRRRIKEGEITLQELRSERIAAFKWQLENTNRHRWVDHLLNRLTYENEMLGGVSRSEGEITATLLQTFARAHGADKPKATKMQSGNFELKSLAPLPLQFVNGETCKAVELTDAEWRELMSDVCYEVPVKKDAKPSILNFKAKHLQSPSRYQSGEISTFEQIELTKAEYAKIHAEVRGTRLSICGKFRFKICLDPNYKGPRYQAPWVAVFLTDSKAHPVPESFVPVVEAKAA is encoded by the coding sequence ATGACCAAGACCCATTCACAGCACATGGCAGAGATTGAGCAGATTGAAGGCGTGGAAGCGACCTACAGCCCAGAGGACAACAAGCTCCGCCTCTATGCTGAAGATCGTTTCGACGAGGAAACCTATGCAATCGTAAAATCATTTGGCTTCAATTGGGCTCCAAAGCAGAAGCTTTTTGTTGCTCCGGCGTGGACGCCAGAGCGAGAGGATTTCTGTGTTGCGATTGCTGGCGATATTGAAGCCGAAGGCACCACGCTTGCAGAACGCGCAGCAGCAAAGGCCGAGCGACTGGAGGGCTACGCAGCGAACAAAGAGCGCAAGGCGGGAGAGCTGTTTTCTGCAGCTGATGAGTTGTCGCGAATGTTTGAGGACGGCCAGCCGATCCTTGCGGGCCATCACTCAGAGCGTAAGGCTTTGAAGGCCAAAGATCGCATGGATAGCAACTTGAAGCGCGGTGTTGAGAGCCAGAAGGCAGCAAGGCACTATCTGTACAAGGCCGTGAGCGTGCAGCATCACGCCAACTTCAAGAACAGCCCAAAAGTAAGAGCAAACCGCATCAAAGCACTCTTTGTTGAGTTGCGCAAATATCAAAGCGACCTCAATCACTACGCACTTGCTTTGAAGGTTTGGGAGAAAACGGCGAGTGAAAAGGGGATCTCAGGCCTCGTTGAAATAGGTCAGATAAGGACTGGATCTATAGCGTCTTATGACACGCGCAGACGCATCAAAGAAGGTGAGATCACCCTGCAGGAGCTACGCAGCGAACGTATTGCAGCTTTCAAGTGGCAACTTGAAAACACTAACCGCCACCGCTGGGTTGATCATCTGCTCAACCGGCTGACCTATGAAAATGAAATGCTTGGCGGCGTCAGTCGTTCTGAGGGGGAGATCACAGCAACATTGCTTCAGACCTTCGCCCGCGCCCATGGGGCCGACAAACCGAAAGCGACCAAGATGCAGAGCGGAAACTTCGAGCTTAAAAGCCTTGCCCCTTTGCCGTTGCAGTTTGTGAATGGAGAGACATGCAAGGCAGTTGAACTCACAGACGCAGAATGGCGCGAGCTGATGAGCGATGTTTGCTATGAGGTGCCAGTTAAGAAAGATGCCAAGCCATCAATTTTGAACTTCAAAGCAAAACACCTTCAGTCTCCCAGTCGCTACCAGTCCGGCGAAATCAGCACCTTTGAGCAGATCGAACTCACGAAGGCAGAATATGCCAAGATCCACGCGGAGGTGCGCGGTACGCGGCTTTCTATTTGCGGCAAGTTTCGCTTCAAAATCTGTTTAGATCCAAACTACAAAGGCCCACGCTACCAAGCCCCTTGGGTTGCTGTTTTCCTGACAGACAGTAAGGCCCATCCTGTTCCGGAGAGCTTTGTTCCGGTCGTGGAAGCAAAGGCCGCATAG